A single genomic interval of Helianthus annuus cultivar XRQ/B chromosome 13, HanXRQr2.0-SUNRISE, whole genome shotgun sequence harbors:
- the LOC110901295 gene encoding uncharacterized protein LOC110901295, which translates to MTWDWRRVPEDAAELAEQNDLINIGSLASLSQFGETWSWVPDPKGNFSVKSVKNLLHRSSPPIGECCFSWNNWVPRKVNIFGWRMALDRLPTRVALAHCNISMSSICCPFCCDKDESAYHLFAECAVSFIVWQMVSSWINIPPIYAFTIEDLLRVHEHIAGSVIVKKLIQAIVLISCWSLWKSRNDLIFSGTRVDISRLLAEIKSTSFLWVKHRAKMNLLDWADWCSFNIL; encoded by the coding sequence ATGACATGGGACTGGCGTAGGGTACCGGAAGACGCGGCAGAACTAGCAGAGCAAAACGATCTAATAAATATTGGCTCACTTGCTTCTCTTTCTCAATTCGGTGAAACTTGGTCATGGGTTCCAGATCCGAAAGGTAATTTCTCAGTTAAATCTGTGAAAAATCTTCTCCATCGATCTTCCCCACCTATCGGCGAGTGTTGCTTTTCATGGAACAATTGGGTTCCGCGCAAAGTAAATATTTTCGGCTGGCGTATGGCCCTTGATCGTCTACCTACTCGGGTCGCTTTAGCACACTGCAATATCAGCATGTCTTCAATCTGTTGCCCGTTTTGTTGCGATAAGGATGAATCTGCTTATCATCTCTTCGCGGAATGTGCAGTAAGCTTCATTGTATGGCAGATGGTATCAAGCTGGATTAATATTCCTCCCATCTACGCTTTCACCATTGAAGACCTCCTACGGGTACATGAACATATCGCAGGCTCGGTAATAGTAAAAAAACTTATTCAAGCTATTGTCCTTATCTCTTGTTGGAGCTTATGGAAATCACGCAACGATCTCATTTTCTCCGGCACTCGAGTGGACATCTCAAGACTCTTGGCAGAAATCAAATCAACTAGTTTCCTTTGGGTTAAACATAGAGCAAAAATGAATTTGTTAGATTGGGCAGATTGGTGTAGCTTCAATATTTTGTAA